One segment of Macaca fascicularis isolate 582-1 chromosome 2, T2T-MFA8v1.1 DNA contains the following:
- the IL17RD gene encoding interleukin-17 receptor D isoform X1, producing the protein MAPWLQLCSVFFTVNACLNGSQLAVAAGGSGRARGADTCGWRGVGPASRNSGLYNITFKYDNCTTYLNPVGKHVIADAQNITISQYACHDQVAVTILWSPGALGIEFLKGFRVILEELKSEGRQCQQLILKDPKQLNSSFKRTGMESQPFLNMKFETDYFVKVVPFPSIKNESNYHPFFFRTRACDLLLQPDNLACKPFWKPRNLNISQHGSDMQVSFDHAPHNFGFRFFYLHYKLKHEGPFKRKTCKQEQNTETTSCLLQNVSPGDYIIELMDDTNTTRKVMHYALKPVHSPWAGPIRAVAITVPLVVISAFATLFTVMCRKKQQENIYSHLDEESSESSTYTAALPRERLRPRPKVFLCYSSKDGQNHMNVVQCFAYFLQDFCGCEVSLDLWEDFSLCREGQREWVIQKIHESQFIIVVCSKGMKYFVDKKNYKHKGGGRGSGKGELFLVAVSAIAEKLRQAKQSSSAALSKFIAVYFDYSCEGDVPGVLDLSTKYKLMDNLPQLCSHLHSRDHGLQEPGQHARQGSRRNYFRSKSGRSLYVAICNMHQFIDEEPDWFEKQCVPFHAPPLRYREPVLEKFDSGLVLNDVMCKPGPESDFCLKVEAAVLGATGPADSQHESQHGGLDQDAEARPALDGSAALQPLLHTVKAGSPSDMPRDSGIYDSSVPSSELSLPLMEGLSTDQTETSSLTESVSSSSGLGEEEPPALPSKLLSSGACKADLGCRSYIDELHAVAPL; encoded by the exons ATTGTACCACCTACTTGAATCCAGTGGGGAAGCATGTGATTGCTGACGCCCAGAATATCACCATCAGCCAATATGCTTGCCATGACCAAGTGGCAGTCACCATTCTTTGGTCCCCAGGGGCCCTTG GCATCGAATTCCTGAAAGGATTTCGGGTAATACTGGAGGAGCTGAAGTCAGAGGGAAGACAGTGCCAACAACTGATTCTAAAGGATCCGAAGCAGCTCAACAGTAGCTTCAAAAGAACT GGAATGGAATCTCAACCTTTCCTGAATATGAAATTTGAAACGGATTATTTCGTAAAGGTTGTCCCTTTTCCTTCCATTAAAAACGAAAGCAATTACCACCCTTTCTTCTTCAGAACCCGAG CCTGTGACCTGTTGTTACAGCCGGACAACTTGGCTTGTAAACCCT TCTGGAAGCCTCGGAACCTGAACATCAGCCAGCATGGCTCGGACATGCAGGTGTCCTTCGACCACGCACCGCACAACTTCGGCTTCCGTTTCTTCTATCTTCACTACAAGCTCAAGCATGAAGGACCTTTCAAGCGAAAGACCTGTAAGCAG GAGCAAAATACAGAGACGACCAGCTGCCTCCTTCAAAATGTTTCTCCAGGGGATTATATAATTGAG CTGATGGATGACACTAACACAACAAGAAAAGTGATGCATTATGCCTTAAAGCCAG TGCACTCCCCGTGGGCTGGGCCCATCAGAGCTGTGGCTATCACAGTGCCACTGGTGGTCATATCAGCATTCGCGACGCTCTTCACTGTGATGTGCCGCAAGAAGCAACAAG aaaacatatattCACATTTAGATGAAGAGAGCTCTGAGTCTTCCACATACACTGCAGCACTCCCGAGAGAGAGGCTCCGGCCGCGGCCAAAGGTCTTTCTCTGCTATTCCAGTAAAGATGGCCAGAATCACATGAATGTCGTCCAGTGTTTCGCCTACTTCCTCCAGGACTTCTGTGGCTGTGAG GTGTCTCTGGACCTGTGGGAAGACTTCAGCCTCTGTAGAGAAGGGCAGAGAGAATGGGTCATCCAGAAGATCCACGAATCCCAGTTCATCATTGTAGTTTGTTCCAAAGGTATGAAGTACTTTGTggacaagaagaactacaaacacAAAGGAGGTGGCCGAGGCTCGGGGAAAGGAGAACTCTTCCTGGTGGCGGTGTCAGCCATTGCCGAAAAGCTCCGCCAGGCCAAGCAGAGTTCGTCCGCGGCGCTCAGCAAGTTCATCGCCGTCTACTTTGATTATTCCTGCGAGGGAGACGTCCCCGGTGTCCTAGACCTGAGTACCAAGTATAAACTCATGGACAATCTTCCCCAGCTCTGTTCCCACCTGCACTCCCGAGACCACGGCCTCCAGGAGCCGGGGCAGCACGCGCGACAGGGCAGCAGAAGGAACTACTTCCGGAGCAAGTCAGGCAGGTCCCTGTACGTCGCCATTTGCAACATGCACCAGTTTATCGACGAGGAGCCCGACTGGTTCGAAAAGCAGTGCGTTCCCTTCCATGCTCCTCCACTGCGCTACCGGGAGCCAGTCTTGGAGAAATTTGATTCGGGCTTGGTTTTAAATGATGTCATGTGCAAACCAGGGCCTGAGAGCGATTTCTGCCTAAAGGTAGAGGCGGCCGTTCTTGGGGCAACTGGACCAGCCGACTCCCAGCACGAGAGTCAGCACGGGGGCCTGGACCAAGACGCGGAGGCCCGGCCTGCCCTTGATGGTAGTGCCGCTCTGCAGCCCCTGCTGCACACGGTGAAAGCCGGCAGCCCCTCGGACATGCCGCGGGACTCAGGCATCTATGACTCGTCTGTGCCCTCATCTGAGCTGTCTCTGCCACTGATGGAAGGACTCTCGACAGACCAGACAGAAACATCTTCCCTGACGGAGAGCGTGTCCTCCTCTTCAGGCCTGG GTGAAGAGGAacctcctgcccttccttccaaGCTCCTCTCTTCTGGAGCGTGCAAAGCAGATCTTGGTTGCCGCAGCTACATTGATGAACTCCACGCAGTCGCCCCTTTGTAA
- the IL17RD gene encoding interleukin-17 receptor D isoform X3 translates to MESQPFLNMKFETDYFVKVVPFPSIKNESNYHPFFFRTRACDLLLQPDNLACKPFWKPRNLNISQHGSDMQVSFDHAPHNFGFRFFYLHYKLKHEGPFKRKTCKQEQNTETTSCLLQNVSPGDYIIELMDDTNTTRKVMHYALKPVHSPWAGPIRAVAITVPLVVISAFATLFTVMCRKKQQENIYSHLDEESSESSTYTAALPRERLRPRPKVFLCYSSKDGQNHMNVVQCFAYFLQDFCGCEVSLDLWEDFSLCREGQREWVIQKIHESQFIIVVCSKGMKYFVDKKNYKHKGGGRGSGKGELFLVAVSAIAEKLRQAKQSSSAALSKFIAVYFDYSCEGDVPGVLDLSTKYKLMDNLPQLCSHLHSRDHGLQEPGQHARQGSRRNYFRSKSGRSLYVAICNMHQFIDEEPDWFEKQCVPFHAPPLRYREPVLEKFDSGLVLNDVMCKPGPESDFCLKVEAAVLGATGPADSQHESQHGGLDQDAEARPALDGSAALQPLLHTVKAGSPSDMPRDSGIYDSSVPSSELSLPLMEGLSTDQTETSSLTESVSSSSGLGEEEPPALPSKLLSSGACKADLGCRSYIDELHAVAPL, encoded by the exons ATGGAATCTCAACCTTTCCTGAATATGAAATTTGAAACGGATTATTTCGTAAAGGTTGTCCCTTTTCCTTCCATTAAAAACGAAAGCAATTACCACCCTTTCTTCTTCAGAACCCGAG CCTGTGACCTGTTGTTACAGCCGGACAACTTGGCTTGTAAACCCT TCTGGAAGCCTCGGAACCTGAACATCAGCCAGCATGGCTCGGACATGCAGGTGTCCTTCGACCACGCACCGCACAACTTCGGCTTCCGTTTCTTCTATCTTCACTACAAGCTCAAGCATGAAGGACCTTTCAAGCGAAAGACCTGTAAGCAG GAGCAAAATACAGAGACGACCAGCTGCCTCCTTCAAAATGTTTCTCCAGGGGATTATATAATTGAG CTGATGGATGACACTAACACAACAAGAAAAGTGATGCATTATGCCTTAAAGCCAG TGCACTCCCCGTGGGCTGGGCCCATCAGAGCTGTGGCTATCACAGTGCCACTGGTGGTCATATCAGCATTCGCGACGCTCTTCACTGTGATGTGCCGCAAGAAGCAACAAG aaaacatatattCACATTTAGATGAAGAGAGCTCTGAGTCTTCCACATACACTGCAGCACTCCCGAGAGAGAGGCTCCGGCCGCGGCCAAAGGTCTTTCTCTGCTATTCCAGTAAAGATGGCCAGAATCACATGAATGTCGTCCAGTGTTTCGCCTACTTCCTCCAGGACTTCTGTGGCTGTGAG GTGTCTCTGGACCTGTGGGAAGACTTCAGCCTCTGTAGAGAAGGGCAGAGAGAATGGGTCATCCAGAAGATCCACGAATCCCAGTTCATCATTGTAGTTTGTTCCAAAGGTATGAAGTACTTTGTggacaagaagaactacaaacacAAAGGAGGTGGCCGAGGCTCGGGGAAAGGAGAACTCTTCCTGGTGGCGGTGTCAGCCATTGCCGAAAAGCTCCGCCAGGCCAAGCAGAGTTCGTCCGCGGCGCTCAGCAAGTTCATCGCCGTCTACTTTGATTATTCCTGCGAGGGAGACGTCCCCGGTGTCCTAGACCTGAGTACCAAGTATAAACTCATGGACAATCTTCCCCAGCTCTGTTCCCACCTGCACTCCCGAGACCACGGCCTCCAGGAGCCGGGGCAGCACGCGCGACAGGGCAGCAGAAGGAACTACTTCCGGAGCAAGTCAGGCAGGTCCCTGTACGTCGCCATTTGCAACATGCACCAGTTTATCGACGAGGAGCCCGACTGGTTCGAAAAGCAGTGCGTTCCCTTCCATGCTCCTCCACTGCGCTACCGGGAGCCAGTCTTGGAGAAATTTGATTCGGGCTTGGTTTTAAATGATGTCATGTGCAAACCAGGGCCTGAGAGCGATTTCTGCCTAAAGGTAGAGGCGGCCGTTCTTGGGGCAACTGGACCAGCCGACTCCCAGCACGAGAGTCAGCACGGGGGCCTGGACCAAGACGCGGAGGCCCGGCCTGCCCTTGATGGTAGTGCCGCTCTGCAGCCCCTGCTGCACACGGTGAAAGCCGGCAGCCCCTCGGACATGCCGCGGGACTCAGGCATCTATGACTCGTCTGTGCCCTCATCTGAGCTGTCTCTGCCACTGATGGAAGGACTCTCGACAGACCAGACAGAAACATCTTCCCTGACGGAGAGCGTGTCCTCCTCTTCAGGCCTGG GTGAAGAGGAacctcctgcccttccttccaaGCTCCTCTCTTCTGGAGCGTGCAAAGCAGATCTTGGTTGCCGCAGCTACATTGATGAACTCCACGCAGTCGCCCCTTTGTAA
- the IL17RD gene encoding interleukin-17 receptor D isoform X2, giving the protein MRLERCPDFRRGVGPASRNSGLYNITFKYDNCTTYLNPVGKHVIADAQNITISQYACHDQVAVTILWSPGALGIEFLKGFRVILEELKSEGRQCQQLILKDPKQLNSSFKRTGMESQPFLNMKFETDYFVKVVPFPSIKNESNYHPFFFRTRACDLLLQPDNLACKPFWKPRNLNISQHGSDMQVSFDHAPHNFGFRFFYLHYKLKHEGPFKRKTCKQEQNTETTSCLLQNVSPGDYIIELMDDTNTTRKVMHYALKPVHSPWAGPIRAVAITVPLVVISAFATLFTVMCRKKQQENIYSHLDEESSESSTYTAALPRERLRPRPKVFLCYSSKDGQNHMNVVQCFAYFLQDFCGCEVSLDLWEDFSLCREGQREWVIQKIHESQFIIVVCSKGMKYFVDKKNYKHKGGGRGSGKGELFLVAVSAIAEKLRQAKQSSSAALSKFIAVYFDYSCEGDVPGVLDLSTKYKLMDNLPQLCSHLHSRDHGLQEPGQHARQGSRRNYFRSKSGRSLYVAICNMHQFIDEEPDWFEKQCVPFHAPPLRYREPVLEKFDSGLVLNDVMCKPGPESDFCLKVEAAVLGATGPADSQHESQHGGLDQDAEARPALDGSAALQPLLHTVKAGSPSDMPRDSGIYDSSVPSSELSLPLMEGLSTDQTETSSLTESVSSSSGLGEEEPPALPSKLLSSGACKADLGCRSYIDELHAVAPL; this is encoded by the exons ATTGTACCACCTACTTGAATCCAGTGGGGAAGCATGTGATTGCTGACGCCCAGAATATCACCATCAGCCAATATGCTTGCCATGACCAAGTGGCAGTCACCATTCTTTGGTCCCCAGGGGCCCTTG GCATCGAATTCCTGAAAGGATTTCGGGTAATACTGGAGGAGCTGAAGTCAGAGGGAAGACAGTGCCAACAACTGATTCTAAAGGATCCGAAGCAGCTCAACAGTAGCTTCAAAAGAACT GGAATGGAATCTCAACCTTTCCTGAATATGAAATTTGAAACGGATTATTTCGTAAAGGTTGTCCCTTTTCCTTCCATTAAAAACGAAAGCAATTACCACCCTTTCTTCTTCAGAACCCGAG CCTGTGACCTGTTGTTACAGCCGGACAACTTGGCTTGTAAACCCT TCTGGAAGCCTCGGAACCTGAACATCAGCCAGCATGGCTCGGACATGCAGGTGTCCTTCGACCACGCACCGCACAACTTCGGCTTCCGTTTCTTCTATCTTCACTACAAGCTCAAGCATGAAGGACCTTTCAAGCGAAAGACCTGTAAGCAG GAGCAAAATACAGAGACGACCAGCTGCCTCCTTCAAAATGTTTCTCCAGGGGATTATATAATTGAG CTGATGGATGACACTAACACAACAAGAAAAGTGATGCATTATGCCTTAAAGCCAG TGCACTCCCCGTGGGCTGGGCCCATCAGAGCTGTGGCTATCACAGTGCCACTGGTGGTCATATCAGCATTCGCGACGCTCTTCACTGTGATGTGCCGCAAGAAGCAACAAG aaaacatatattCACATTTAGATGAAGAGAGCTCTGAGTCTTCCACATACACTGCAGCACTCCCGAGAGAGAGGCTCCGGCCGCGGCCAAAGGTCTTTCTCTGCTATTCCAGTAAAGATGGCCAGAATCACATGAATGTCGTCCAGTGTTTCGCCTACTTCCTCCAGGACTTCTGTGGCTGTGAG GTGTCTCTGGACCTGTGGGAAGACTTCAGCCTCTGTAGAGAAGGGCAGAGAGAATGGGTCATCCAGAAGATCCACGAATCCCAGTTCATCATTGTAGTTTGTTCCAAAGGTATGAAGTACTTTGTggacaagaagaactacaaacacAAAGGAGGTGGCCGAGGCTCGGGGAAAGGAGAACTCTTCCTGGTGGCGGTGTCAGCCATTGCCGAAAAGCTCCGCCAGGCCAAGCAGAGTTCGTCCGCGGCGCTCAGCAAGTTCATCGCCGTCTACTTTGATTATTCCTGCGAGGGAGACGTCCCCGGTGTCCTAGACCTGAGTACCAAGTATAAACTCATGGACAATCTTCCCCAGCTCTGTTCCCACCTGCACTCCCGAGACCACGGCCTCCAGGAGCCGGGGCAGCACGCGCGACAGGGCAGCAGAAGGAACTACTTCCGGAGCAAGTCAGGCAGGTCCCTGTACGTCGCCATTTGCAACATGCACCAGTTTATCGACGAGGAGCCCGACTGGTTCGAAAAGCAGTGCGTTCCCTTCCATGCTCCTCCACTGCGCTACCGGGAGCCAGTCTTGGAGAAATTTGATTCGGGCTTGGTTTTAAATGATGTCATGTGCAAACCAGGGCCTGAGAGCGATTTCTGCCTAAAGGTAGAGGCGGCCGTTCTTGGGGCAACTGGACCAGCCGACTCCCAGCACGAGAGTCAGCACGGGGGCCTGGACCAAGACGCGGAGGCCCGGCCTGCCCTTGATGGTAGTGCCGCTCTGCAGCCCCTGCTGCACACGGTGAAAGCCGGCAGCCCCTCGGACATGCCGCGGGACTCAGGCATCTATGACTCGTCTGTGCCCTCATCTGAGCTGTCTCTGCCACTGATGGAAGGACTCTCGACAGACCAGACAGAAACATCTTCCCTGACGGAGAGCGTGTCCTCCTCTTCAGGCCTGG GTGAAGAGGAacctcctgcccttccttccaaGCTCCTCTCTTCTGGAGCGTGCAAAGCAGATCTTGGTTGCCGCAGCTACATTGATGAACTCCACGCAGTCGCCCCTTTGTAA